The nucleotide window GTGCAGTTGGTTGGAATCTGTGATTTTAATTCTCGTAATCCGTGTTCGTTCAATTCGGGAATCAGGAAACCTCTGTCTCCGGCAAAACCGCAGCAATTGCTGTCGATAAGCGTGACTTTATTGGCACACAACTGAGACAAGGCTACCAATTGATCTGTTTTACCTATTTTTTTTACCGAACAAACGGGGAAAACTGAAATCGTGTCTTTTTTGTTTTTTACCGTCAAATGTGGCATCACGTAATCCAACATGAATTCGATGGGATCGACGATTTTCAAGGTTTTGGAAAACTCTTCTTTCGAATGATAAAAACACGGACTCATATCATACAAAACAGGATATTTACCATTTTCTGAAGCTTTTAAAAGTGCTGTTTCCAATGCACTAGATTGTTCCTGATTGGCTTCGGCAAAACCTTTGCTCGAAAAAGGCATTCCGCAGCAATGGGTATCTATTAATTCGGGATAAATTATAGTGAATCCGGCACGAACCAATAAGCGGTGCGTGAGTTCAGTTAATTGCAAATCATCTGAATCCTGAAAACGGTTTTTTCCCATGCTTCTGTTGATGCAGGAAGGAAAGTAAACGACTTTTAAATCGGAAGTTGTATTCATTTATCCTATAGTTTTTTGCCACAGATTTCAAGGATTTTCACAGATTTTTAGATTGCGTAACAATCTGTTTAATTTGAAATCAGTGAATCAGCGGCTAATTTTTTAAATTTATTTTGTTGGCTCCTTTCGGCATTTCCGGAATCCATTTTGGTACTTTTCCAAAGGTGATAAAATGCGACGCATTGGACAAAGCTGTCATAATGTTGGTTCCAAGAATAGAATGAAAAAAAGAAACTGTTTTCAAACCCACTCTCAAAATTGCTGTTGTTCCTGCCATGTGGGAACCAATGTAAGCCGCCACTTTTTTATTGCCTGAATTCAAATTGGAGGCACGCCAGGTTTTAACAAATTTTCCGGTGTCGATATGTACGGGACAGGCCAAAGCACAAAGGCCATCGGTAGCACAGGTTTCGTCTAGCTGATAGGTAACGTCTTTGCGGATGTCGGCCAATCGTTGTGGATCATCATTCGATTCTTCCAAACGACTGATTTCCCTTGCAATTACAATTCTTTGTCTTGGCGATAAAGTTAATCCTTCGGAAACACAATGCGGTTCACAAAATCCACACTCCATACATTTGTCCACAATGGCGTGGGATTCGGGCATTGGTTTCAAATTTTTGAGATGCGCTTTCGGGTCGGGATTAATTAAAACGTCCGGATTGATTTTATTGTTTGGATCAAAAATGTTTTTGATGCGTTTCATGATTTCGTAGGCAGTTGCTCCCCATTCTTTTTCTACAAAAGGAGCCATGTTGCGCCCTGTTCCGTGTTCTGCTTTTAAAGAGCCACCAAAACGATCCACTACCAAAACCGCTAATTCCGACATCAGTTTTTCGTAACGATCGACTTCGGCTTGGTTTGAAAAGTCTTGCGAGAACACAAAATGAAGGTTTCCTTCCAAAGCATGGCCAAACAAAACAGCATCATGGTATTCGTATTTTTTGAACAAATCTTTTAATTCCAAACAAGCATCGGCCAATTGAGGCAAAGGAAAACCAACGTCTTCAATGATTACGGATGTACCATTTTTTCGAAGCCCACCAACTGTTGGCAACAATCCTTTTCGGGCTTTCCAATTAAAATAATATTGTTTTGGATCGCTTGTAAATTCGTAATCCGTAAAAGTAGGAATGGACTGAATCTGTAATCGAACAGCATCTTGTTTTTCTTTTAAAACTGTTAAATCATTGTCGCGGCATTCCACCAATAAGGCGCAAGCCGATTCAGGCAATGTCTTGAAATATTCGGGGGCATCGTCATCATTTTCAACCGAACGAATGGATTCTCTGTCCAATAATTCGACTGCCGCAACGGGTGCCGATTTCAATAAAATGGTGGCGTTGCAGGCATCCTGAATCGTGTTGAAAATAAGCAATGAACAGGATTTATTTTTTTCATCAATGATGGTTTTGAAAGTCACATTCGAAATAAATGCCAAAGTCCCTTCAGAACCCACCATCAAATGTTTGATGATATCGATAGGATCTTGATAATCGACTAATGCGTTGATGCTGTAGCCTGTCGTATTTTTTATTTTGAATTTATTTTTAATCTGATGATAAAGCGTTTCATCGTTTTTAATTTGATCTCTGAGACTTTCAATTTCCGTAATCAACGCCGATTGCGTTTGCTTGAAAGAAGCAACACTTTGTGCATCTGAAGTGTCTAATATCGTTCCATCATGCAATACAATGCGAATATCTGCTATGGTTTGATACGAGTTTTGGGCAGTTCCGCAACACATTCCGCTGGCGTTGTTGGCCACAATTCCACCAATCATTGCTGCTCCGATAGAGGCTGGATCGGGACCTATTTTCAAACCATGTGGTGCTAAATAAGTATTCGCTCTTGATCCCACAATTCCGGGTTCTAATTTTACTTTTTGATTATTGTCCAAAAGTTCAAAGTTTTTCCAGCCGTGAGTGGCAACTACTAAAACTGAATCGGTAATGGCCTGACCTGATAAACTGGTTCCGGCTGCGCGAAAAGTTAAAGCAATATCCAATTTTTTGGCTTGCTTTATAATTTCGGTTATTTCGGATTCATTGTGAGCCAGAATAACGATTTTTGGAATTAATCTGTAAAAACTGGCATCGGTCCCATAAGCAAGTGTTTGTAAAGGATTCGTCAAAATTCGTTTGGGATCAATCGAACCCGATAAAATGTCTTTTAACTTTTGATAGGAGGGGGCTAACATAGCTTTTGTGTTTTATAAAGAATGCTCGGAAGCTTTTTGTATTGAGAGTGTAAATTTAAGTATAAGTGTATATTTTACCATTTAAAATTTGCCGAATCTTCATAATTCTTATTGAGAAAAAATAAGCACGAAATTTTGGCAGATTTTTTAGGGATGCTTCTAAAAAAGCAAAATGTTTCTCGTTAGCCCCGATGGAAACGGCATCCTGTGTTCCCGGGGTTTGGGAACACAGATACAGTGGACAGCGGGACCAATTTTCCTAAAATGCTCAATTATTCT belongs to Flavobacterium aquiphilum and includes:
- a CDS encoding (Fe-S)-binding protein, translating into MNTTSDLKVVYFPSCINRSMGKNRFQDSDDLQLTELTHRLLVRAGFTIIYPELIDTHCCGMPFSSKGFAEANQEQSSALETALLKASENGKYPVLYDMSPCFYHSKEEFSKTLKIVDPIEFMLDYVMPHLTVKNKKDTISVFPVCSVKKIGKTDQLVALSQLCANKVTLIDSNCCGFAGDRGFLIPELNEHGLRELKSQIPTNCTEGFSTSRTCEIGLEKISGIDFKSIFYLIEEVTR
- a CDS encoding FAD-binding and (Fe-S)-binding domain-containing protein, which encodes MLAPSYQKLKDILSGSIDPKRILTNPLQTLAYGTDASFYRLIPKIVILAHNESEITEIIKQAKKLDIALTFRAAGTSLSGQAITDSVLVVATHGWKNFELLDNNQKVKLEPGIVGSRANTYLAPHGLKIGPDPASIGAAMIGGIVANNASGMCCGTAQNSYQTIADIRIVLHDGTILDTSDAQSVASFKQTQSALITEIESLRDQIKNDETLYHQIKNKFKIKNTTGYSINALVDYQDPIDIIKHLMVGSEGTLAFISNVTFKTIIDEKNKSCSLLIFNTIQDACNATILLKSAPVAAVELLDRESIRSVENDDDAPEYFKTLPESACALLVECRDNDLTVLKEKQDAVRLQIQSIPTFTDYEFTSDPKQYYFNWKARKGLLPTVGGLRKNGTSVIIEDVGFPLPQLADACLELKDLFKKYEYHDAVLFGHALEGNLHFVFSQDFSNQAEVDRYEKLMSELAVLVVDRFGGSLKAEHGTGRNMAPFVEKEWGATAYEIMKRIKNIFDPNNKINPDVLINPDPKAHLKNLKPMPESHAIVDKCMECGFCEPHCVSEGLTLSPRQRIVIAREISRLEESNDDPQRLADIRKDVTYQLDETCATDGLCALACPVHIDTGKFVKTWRASNLNSGNKKVAAYIGSHMAGTTAILRVGLKTVSFFHSILGTNIMTALSNASHFITFGKVPKWIPEMPKGANKINLKN